One part of the Deltaproteobacteria bacterium genome encodes these proteins:
- a CDS encoding LLM class F420-dependent oxidoreductase yields the protein MRRLAMTIPLEGLPLSQQADFVRELADLGYTDAWSSEAQDVDGFTPLALASQWAPSLRLGCACFPVQTRGPALMAMSAAALAEAAPGRFVMGIGSSSPWIVAMQNAQKFERPYHQTRDTLRFLKRALAGEKSDGEYDTFAVRGFALRRKLAHVPPVLVAALRPQMLTLAGREGDGAILNFVTPEEAARCAPLVRQFGAHKQIAARIFVCPTTDAEAVRRIARFSLAAYLSAPSYRAQQEWLGNAHLLKASWDRMASGDFKGARAAITDEIVDRFYIHGPPEYCRERIAAYHEAGVDTPIIGLIEAGIDPRQAARDLAPR from the coding sequence ATGCGCAGACTCGCGATGACGATTCCGCTCGAGGGGCTTCCGCTTTCGCAGCAGGCGGACTTCGTCCGCGAGCTGGCGGATCTTGGCTACACGGACGCGTGGTCGAGCGAGGCGCAGGACGTGGACGGCTTCACGCCGCTCGCGCTCGCCTCGCAGTGGGCACCTTCGTTGCGGCTCGGCTGCGCGTGCTTCCCGGTGCAAACGCGGGGTCCCGCCCTGATGGCGATGAGCGCGGCGGCGCTGGCGGAGGCGGCGCCGGGCCGCTTCGTGATGGGAATCGGCAGCTCGTCGCCTTGGATCGTGGCGATGCAGAACGCGCAGAAATTCGAGCGCCCGTATCACCAGACGCGCGACACGCTGCGCTTCCTGAAGCGCGCGCTCGCGGGCGAGAAGAGCGACGGCGAGTACGACACGTTCGCGGTGCGCGGCTTTGCGCTGCGCCGCAAGCTCGCGCACGTGCCGCCCGTGCTGGTGGCGGCGCTGCGCCCGCAGATGCTCACGCTCGCGGGTCGCGAGGGCGACGGCGCGATCCTGAACTTCGTCACGCCCGAAGAAGCCGCGCGCTGCGCGCCGCTCGTGCGCCAGTTCGGCGCGCACAAGCAGATCGCTGCGCGCATCTTCGTGTGCCCCACCACCGACGCCGAGGCCGTGCGCCGCATCGCGCGCTTCTCGCTCGCCGCATATCTCTCTGCGCCGTCCTACCGCGCGCAGCAGGAGTGGCTCGGCAACGCGCACCTGCTCAAGGCGAGCTGGGATCGCATGGCGAGCGGCGACTTCAAGGGCGCGCGCGCCGCGATCACGGACGAGATCGTCGACCGCTTCTACATCCACGGCCCGCCCGAGTACTGCCGCGAGCGCATCGCCGCCTACCACGAAGCGGGCGTCGACACGCCGATCATCGGCCTGATCGAGGCGGGCATCGATCCGCGCCAGGCCGCGCGGGATCTCGCTCCCCGCTGA
- a CDS encoding MBL fold metallo-hydrolase, producing the protein MSKPRRQEQESAQREITEVAPNVLRMQLPIRMPGLGHVNMYALLDERGCAVVDPGVPGPDNWRALKDRLKQAGLEPRHIHTVVVTHSHPDHFGGATRIARESNAQIVAHDAFRFGVLESEEEDTDVSVEDLAAHGENDEAHRQLVQGWSHGTTPWGGRRPRPPWLMRIKWRLFHAVGRSFIPQISKPVKAGDVLRLAKREFFVTHTPGHTEDHICLHDPETGTFLSGDHVLPSITPHISGLTLSQDPLDRFFDSLDQVAAIADVKLALPAHGHPFDDLAGRCLAIKQHHFERLEAVKQIGRDLGPSTVNAYMKRLFKERSWGEMAESETFAHLEHLWHRKEAARRRDSDGFLIYETG; encoded by the coding sequence ATGTCGAAACCGCGCCGCCAAGAGCAAGAGTCCGCCCAACGCGAGATCACCGAAGTCGCCCCGAACGTGCTGCGTATGCAGCTGCCGATCCGCATGCCCGGCCTCGGCCACGTGAACATGTACGCGCTGCTCGACGAGCGCGGCTGCGCGGTGGTCGATCCCGGTGTGCCCGGCCCTGATAACTGGCGCGCGCTGAAGGACCGCCTCAAGCAGGCCGGCCTCGAGCCGCGCCACATCCACACCGTGGTGGTGACGCACTCGCACCCCGACCACTTCGGCGGCGCGACGCGCATCGCGCGCGAGTCGAACGCGCAGATCGTCGCGCACGACGCGTTCCGCTTCGGCGTGCTCGAGAGCGAAGAAGAGGACACGGACGTCTCGGTCGAGGACCTCGCTGCGCACGGCGAGAACGACGAGGCGCACCGCCAGCTCGTGCAGGGCTGGAGCCACGGCACGACGCCGTGGGGCGGACGCCGGCCGCGCCCGCCGTGGCTGATGCGCATCAAGTGGCGCCTGTTCCACGCGGTCGGCCGCTCGTTCATCCCGCAGATCTCGAAGCCGGTGAAGGCCGGCGACGTGCTGCGCCTCGCGAAGCGCGAGTTCTTCGTCACGCACACGCCGGGCCACACCGAGGATCACATCTGCCTGCACGATCCGGAGACGGGCACGTTCCTCTCGGGCGATCACGTGCTGCCGTCGATCACGCCGCACATCTCCGGCCTCACGCTCTCGCAGGACCCACTCGACCGCTTCTTCGATTCACTCGACCAGGTCGCCGCGATCGCAGACGTGAAGCTGGCGCTGCCTGCACACGGCCATCCGTTCGACGATCTCGCGGGCCGCTGCCTCGCGATCAAGCAGCATCACTTCGAGCGCCTCGAAGCCGTGAAGCAGATCGGTCGCGACCTCGGGCCGTCCACCGTGAACGCGTACATGAAGCGGCTGTTCAAGGAGCGCAGTTGGGGCGAGATGGCGGAGAGCGAGACGTTCGCGCACCTCGAACATCTCTGGCACCGCAAGGAAGCCGCGCGGCGGCGGGACTCGGACGGCTTCCTGATCTACGAAACCGGCTGA